A single Lactuca sativa cultivar Salinas chromosome 8, Lsat_Salinas_v11, whole genome shotgun sequence DNA region contains:
- the LOC128127536 gene encoding outer envelope pore protein 16, chloroplastic, producing the protein MPSQTFAGSLSSPKVDVVVDTGNPLLNHTVDGFLKIGTVAVAKTLVEETYHVVQRGSLSKHNLEDALKKMCKEGAYWGAVAGLYVGMEYGVERVRGTRDWKNAMVAGAVTGAIVSAVTNSKGDKVVMDAITGGAVATGVEIIKYLT; encoded by the exons ATGCCGAGCCAGACCTTCGCGGGTTCATTATCTTCTCCCAAGGTCGACGTCGTTGTCGACACGGGAAATCCCCTCCTCAATCACACCGTCGATGGCTTCTTGAAGATCGGAACT GTTGCTGTTGCAAAAACACTTGTGGAGGAGACTTATCATGTGGTTCAACGAG GGAGTCTTTCAAAACATAACCTTGAGGACGCG TTGAAGAAGATGTGTAAAGAAGGCGCATACTGGG GAGCTGTTGCTGGACTTTACGTGGGAATGGAGTATGGTGTTGAAAGAGTCCGTGGCACTAGAGACTGG AAAAATGCAATGGTTGCTGGAGCGGTGACTGGAGCAATTGTGTCGGCAGTGACCAACAGCAAAGGTGACAAAGTTGTGATGGATGCCATCACAGGAGGTGCAGTTGCAACTGGTGTAGAGATCATCAAATATCTTACATAG
- the LOC128127537 gene encoding metallothionein-like protein 1 — protein sequence MSCCSGKCGCGSSCSCGSSCNGCGMYPNIETSTTATVMIVDGVAPKKMYDDGSEGSFVAEGAQGCKCGGNCKCDPCNC from the exons ATGTCTTGCTGCAGCGGAAAGTGCGGATGTGGCTCAAGCTGCTCTTGCGGCAGCAGCTGCAACGG ATGCGGGATGTATCCTAACATCGAGACCTCCACCACTGCCACAGTGATGATCGTCGACGGTGTTGCACCAAAGAAGAT GTATGATGATGGAAGTGAGGGAAGCTTTGTAGCTGAAGGTGCACAAGGGTGCAAGTGTGGAGGAAACTGCAAGTGTGATCCTTGCAACTGTTAA